From Arachis hypogaea cultivar Tifrunner chromosome 3, arahy.Tifrunner.gnm2.J5K5, whole genome shotgun sequence:
CCGTTTCGTTGGTAATTAATGAAGCCAGGTCATGGCTTTTTCGTTTGCGCTTGAAACTTGGCCTTATTCAATAGCCGTTTGTTGTAGCGTTTACGACTTCGGcggttcccggggtgatcagtcttTGGGGTGTCGTGCTGTTACGTAATTGGTCACCTTTACTTGGCAAAGCAATTTGAATAATTTGAATAATATTGGAGTATAAGACGAGAATAGAGACAGTTAGTATAGCCTGATCATAACTATATCATGAATTGCAAGTAAACAATTAATGGGAAATAAACAACTAATGGGAGGTAATGCAACATGAAATGAAACGGGTCTTACTAAACCGGCACATGGCCCGCCTTTTGTTGTGTGCTCGGGCTTCTAAGAGTAGAAACTTCTTAGGTTTCTCGCGTTCCAGGTTCTGAGAACTTCCCTGCCGTCTAGCCGTTCTAGCTTGTAGGCACCGTTGCCGACTACCTCCTTTAccctatatggaccttcccaattAGCCGCCAACTTTCCTTCCCCTGGTGTCGGGAGTCCGACGTCATTGCATCGTAAGACTAGGTCACTTGGCTCAAAGTCTCTTTTCACTACTTTGGCGTTGTAACGCAGAGccatcctttgtttcaacgcCGTCTCTGACAAGTGGGTCATATCTCTAGTCTCATCCACTAAGTCCTTTTCTACGGCATCCTCGGCTCCACCCAAAAGTAGTCGTGGGGTCGGTTCCCCAATCTCTATGGGTATTATTGCATCAATCCCATAAGTGAGTCGAAAGTGTGTCTCTCTGGTAGATGATTGCTGTGTTGTGCGATAGGACCAGAGGACCGATGCTAGCTCGTCTGCTCAGGCTCCCTTCTTCTGGTCAAGTCACTTTTTGAGAACTTGTAGGATGACCTTGTTCGCCGCTTCGACTTGGCCGTTAGTTTGGGGGTGTTTGACAGACGAGAACTTCTGCTTTATCGCTAAACCGGCGAAAAACTCCCCAAACTTTTTATCGGCGAACTGTGTCCCGTTGTCCGATATAACGACCTCTGGAATTTCGAATCTAGCTATTacttgcctccacatgaacttttgGCCATTTGCCGAGGATATACTAGTCAATGGCTCGGCCTCTACCCAGTTGGTGTAACAATCAATGGCGACAATTAGGTATTTGACCTGCCCTAGCCCAACTAGAAAGGGTCTTAGTAGATCCACACCCCATTGAGAGAATGGTCGGGAGGACATCAGTAAGCTCAGTTTAGCTGCCGGTGCTTTGTGGAAGTTTGTGTTTTCCTGGCACATTCTGCATTTCTTCACGAAGTCCTTGGAATCTGACATCATTGAGGGCCAATAGTATCCGGCCCTGACAAGCTTTCGGGCTAAAGCCTTTCCTCCGATGTGGTGGCCACAACACCCTTCGTGGAATTCGCGTAAgacgtagtccgtttggtcgggaCGTAGGCACTTTAACAGAGGTTGGTTCAGTCCTTTTTTAAATAGCTGGCCTTGTATTGTCGTGTACTTGGCAGCTTCTCTCCTTAGTGCCTTCGCCGTCTTGTCCTCATCACGGAGCTTACCTTTTTCCAAGAAATCAATGATTGGATCCACCCAGGAGGGATGGTCGGTTGCCTGTGTTATATGGAGGGTTACTGTTGGCTCCTTCACTAAACCTTGAACCAGAGATTGGTTCTCCGTTCCTGGCTTTGTGCTCGCCAGCTTTGATAGGAGGTCAGCTCGAGTGTTCCTTTCCCTCGGAACGTGCTGTACTGTGACCTCGTCAAACTCCTCACTCAACTTCTTGACCTTCTCCAAATATTTTTGCAGTAGTGAGTCCCTGACTTGATATGTTCCGTTACTCTGTGATGTGACAACCTGAGAGTCACTGCATACTTCCACTCTGGTGGCCCTGACCTCTCTTGCCAGAACTAGGTCGCCAAGAagggcctcatattctgcttgattgttgGACACCGGAAACTCAAACTTGACCGATTGCTCATATACGACTCCCGTCGGGCTTTCTAGGATGATTCCTGCTCCCCCGGATGTTTGGTTGGAGGCTCCATCCACATGGAGCCTCCACCGTATGCTAATTGTCTCGGGAGGGTTTCCTGTTACCTCCACCAGGAAATCGGCCATTGCTTGGGCCTTGATTGCATGGTTGGGTTCGTACTGCAAGTCATACTGAGACAGTTCGATTGCCCAGGTCATTATCCTGCCCGCCAGGTCAGTTTTTTACAGTACCTGGCGGATCGCCTGGTCCGTCTTGACAATTATCTGGTTTCCTTGGAAGTACTGTCGCAACCTACGGGAGGAGATCAGGAGCGCATATGCCAGCTTCTCCAGCTTACTATACCTCAGTTTTTCCCCATGCAacgccttgcttacaaagtagaCCGGTTGCTGAATCTTGCCTTCTTCTCTTACCAGGACGGTTGCCAAAGCTTCCTCAGGTACTGCCAAGTACATGAATAACGCCTCACCATTTCTAGGTTTATCGAGAACAGGGGGCGCCGAGACGATGGCCTTGAAGTGATTAAAGGCTTCCTCGCACGCTAGGGTCCATTCAAACACTATTCTTtttttcatcaagttgaagaacggaAGGGCTTTGGCAGCCGACGCGCCGAGGAAACGGGATAGCACCGTGAGTCTTCCCTCCAGTCTCTGCACATCTTTAATACATCCCGGGCCCATCATCCGTATGATTGCTTCACATTTCTCTAGGTTGGCCTCTACCCCTCTTTAGGTTATCATGAAACCCAAGAACTTCCTAGCCTCCATGGCGAAGGCGCACTTCAGGGGGTTAAGCCTCATGTTGTGTCGCCGAAGAGATGCGAACACAGTATCCAAATTACCGATGAGGTCTTTGGCTTGGGTGCTCTTCACCAAGATGTCGTCAACGTATACCTCAATCATTTTGCTTATAAGACTACTAAATactttattcatcagcctttggtatgtaGCCCCTGCATttttagcccaaatggcatcaccTTGTAGCAATATGTACCTCTTGGCGTTATAAACACCGTTTTCTCCTCATCTGGCCAGTGCATCAGTATCTGGTTGTAGgcagagtatgcgtccatgaagctcagaaATCGATATCCTATGGCCGCATCCACTAGAGCATCAATGTTAGGGAGGGGGAAGGAGTCCTTAGGGCATGCTTTTTTGAGATCGcaatagtctatgcacattctccacttcccattGGCTTTCTTGACCAGGACTATGTTCGACAGCCAAGTCGAGTAGTCGAGTTCTCGGATGAACCTTGCTTCGAATAAGCTGGCCGtttgcctggccacctcctccgCTTTTTTCTGGGACATTTTTCTCCTCCTCTGTGCCACTAGTACAGCTTTTGCCTTCACAGTTAGGTGGTGCGACATGAACTAGGATTAATACCTGGCATGTCGGCTGGCGTCCAGGCAAATAGATCGCCGTTTGCTCTGATCATTTCCACCAATGGTTCTTTCAATTTATGAGGGAGGTTTCTATTCACGAAGGTGAACTTTTCCTCCGAATCGCCGACACTAAATTTCTTGAGATCCGCTTCTGGTTCTGGCCTGGGCTTGTCATCGACCCTGGCATCTAGATCGGCTAGGAAGACACCGGATGCCTCCTTAGACTTCTTTCTTAGGGAGAGACTGGCGTTGTCACACGCGACCGCAATTTCCAAATCCCCCCTGATGGATTCAACCGACCCATCGTCAGCAACAAACTTCATCATCAGTAGCTTTGTACAAATATCTACTCCAAACTCATTGATAGTTTTTCTTCCCAAGATGAGGTTTTAGGCTGTGGAGTCTCTTAGGACCACGAACTCCGTCATTACCGACTTCTTCCCTCGTCCTCCTCCTACGGATATTGGTAGGGAGACTATGCCATCAGGTTTGATAAAGTGATCATCTAAACCAACCACACCATGTTGGTGGGTCGTTAGGTCGGTGTCTCGGAGGCCTAGAGCATCAAACACATTACAGAACATGATTTTCGAATCTGCTCCAGTGTCTACCAGGATTCGCTTTACCAGGCCAGTTCCCACTCTAGCTAGGATAACCATAGGAAGGTTCTCCAGTAAGTTGTCAAACCATTGGTCCTCAGGTCTGAATGATATTAACAGTACCTTCATGGGGGGAAGCACGGAACTATATGATGACACAGCCAAAACTTTGGCATCCTTTCTGCATGCCGACTTCGACTTGGGAGCCACGTCTCTCCCAACCATGACGTTCACGATGGTGAGGCCACGTTCATTGTCCTCCTCGGGCTCTTGCCTTGGTTTGATGGTGCAGTCCCTATCGTCGCCAGTTCACTCACAGTCCCGCCTCCTGGGTTTCCTTATGAGGTGGGAGAACTCTGCTAGCTTACCTTCCTGGATCGCCTGCTCCAGCGCATCCTTCAAGTCGAAATAATCATGGGTTTTGTGGCCGAAGCCCTGGTGGTAGTCGCAGTAGAGGTTTTTGTTCCCTCCAATTCTATCCTTAAGTTGTCGGGGCTTTGACAAGATGCCTTTGTCGGCTATTTGCTGGTACACCTCCACGATTTGGGCTGTTAGGGGAGTTGTTCATACTCTGGgttgagctgtccgacccgggatgttctacagacaaagcaactgacctcttcaggCTAGGACAACCCGgtctcttcttaaagagctcggccaagtcacaggaaagcccaataaaagggcccaagcagaggaacacgacccgaatccaagggcggcctaagcctatagagataaaggcggttcccttaaagataagatgacctcgctcgaagataaagataagataagataactaacttatcttatctaagaaggtcactctacgccaatataaatacactggagcacccaggtataactcatactctgatactactcaatacctgcttaatacccttgctaacttaagcatcggagtcccttgcaggtaccccccaccctccggggacaaaggatcagcattatCACTAAGTCTCACACGCTGGACATCACGACTCTAAACACCCCCGTAAGATCGGACTCAGCAGCTCCGATCAGTataaaagatctcgtccgagatcgacctttagtttcaggtaaccctcggaacattggcgccattgccggagaacttggaagtcatcccattaccatagcggacgaccatgacaacgatcacacctcagatctagaagaaagaacgccgcacaaaaacgtgggcacaacaccaaaggatactcctcaagtCAATGATAAAAACTCCTCAAACGAGGGAGCCCTGGAGGCATTCTAAAGTCGGTTAAAGTAACTCGAGGAAGACACTCTACGTCAACGAGAGGCcgaaaaggatctacaaagagaaataagACGACGCCAGAAATTGGAGAACAAACTCTTAAAACTTGAGGCCGATGTCAAGACTAAAGCCAGCCATCCCACCCCCGAAGATAGCACCCGCaaggaacaagatccattcaccagggagatcatgaaaacaagaatcccaaaagacttcaaactcccagacatgaccttgTACGACGGCACAacggatcccagccatcatctcagcaacttcagaagcagaatgtacctcaccgatgcctcagatgcagttcgttgcaaagcctttccaaccactttaacaaaaacagcaatcagatggttcgacaacctccctcctaggtccatctcaagtttcaACGACATGgcaaaaaattcctggccagattctccatccaaaagaaCAAAGCAAAACATGCTCCGAGCTTACTAGGAATCAGACAAGGGGAGCGGGAAACCCTGcgaaactacatggagagattcaacaaaacatgcatggatatacaaaaccttccaacagaagctgccatcatgggtctcattaaCGGTCTACAAGAAGGGCCTTTcagtcaatccatatcaaagaagtatcccacatctctgaacgaggtgcatgagcgagcagaaaagtacatcaacatggaggaaaactcccgattaggagagactTCAAAACCAGGGTTCACCCctcgggataaagacaaagattccagaaaaaaggaagatcgacatggagaaaaaataaaaaagtaccacaattacactcctcttcgggtgtctcttgtggatgtctacagagaagtttgcaacacagaaaaaataccaccagctcgaccactcaaaggcaaaaaagaggaggaaaccaggctgaatactgtgaatatcatcggaTCCGCGgacactccaccaatgagtgtttttatttaaaaaacatcatagaaaagttCGTACGAGAAGGAAGGTTAGATCGATACTTGGCCACCCACgaagatgaacaaagaaaaagaagaagagcagaagatgtcggACTTACTATGCGATCATCCCGGACATCAGAAAGACACATCCACATGTTACACGGCGGATTCGCcagaggaggaatctccaagtcatcccgcaaaagacatctcaaagacatatATCACGTCGCAGAAAGaaaggaagcacccgacatcccggcgatcacttttaccaaagaagacgcatccggcatcacatcaggacatgacgatcccatggtcatcacaatcggcaaacgcaaatctccatcgcacactgatagaccaggggagctctaccgatatcttattcaaaaccgtcttcgacaaactcggcttggaagaaaaggaacttagagcatatccgaacagcctgttcgggttaggagataccccggttcaaccaatgggatacattccgctccacacaacttttggaaagggaagtcagtcaagaacactcaaaatagactacatattcgttgacgtaagctcagcctataattctctaataggtcggacaacgttaaatcaactcggcgcaatagtctcgactctgcatctatgcatgaaattcccaaccgtAGAAGGAATAGCCACAGTAAAGGCAGACCGGAAaatggcgcgccgctgttacaacgaaagtctaaacctcagagacagaggtgaagaattccacacaatcgagcttggTGGAGTTCGGAGGCGGGAGGAGCTTcacccacaacctgaaggagaaatagagaaaatccagatcgaAAACACCCCAGATCAAATAACCAacatcggcacactcctaaaaggggacacaagagaatcactcatacagttcctacgcgataatgccgacctctttgcgtggaaggctgcagacatgccaggtatagatcccaaactaatgtgccatagGCCagagtctacccaggatctcggccggtacaacaaaggcgcagagagctaggaccagaacgctctcaagcggtggaagaacaggtacgagctctactggaggcaggcttcataagagaagtcaactatccgctatggcttgctaatgtcgttttggtaaaaaagtcaaatgggaagtggagaatgtgcaccgactataccgatctcaacaaagcttgcccaagaGATCCTTATCCGCTCCTAAACATCGACGCAcaggtagatgcctcctccggataaaaatacctctcctttatggacgcatactcaggatataaccaaatcccaatgtacccatccgaccaagaaaaaacctctttcttaaccccaaaggaAAATTACTATTATATTgttatgcctttcggtctcaaaaatgcgggagccacttaccaaagattactGGACAAAGTTTTTTcgaatcacatcggaaaaatcatggaggtctatgtagacgacatgctagtgaagacgcaaaatgaagagatgttactatccgacctgacacaagtattcgacaccataagacgacacagcatgcgactcaatcccataaaatgtaccttcgcagtagaagccggtaaattcttgggttttatgatcacacagagaggaattgaagcaaacccagacaagtgcagggccgtactcgacatgaaaagcccgacttgtatcaaagaggtgcaacaactcaacgggcggctggcagccttgtccagattcctggcgggatccgcaataagatctctcctcttctacgccactctaaggaagggaaagaaattTGAATGGACAGTCGAATgggagcaagccttccaagactttaataagtttctgggacaaccacctatattAAGTCGGCCTCGGAAGGGGGAACCGCTCATCttgtacctcgcagtgggaaatcgggcaatagcttCAACACTGGTCCGAGAGGACAACAGCGGACAgcaacccatatactttatcaaCAAAGCattgcagggatccgagctgaactaccaaaaaattgaaaaattttcttacactctcataataacatc
This genomic window contains:
- the LOC112775790 gene encoding uncharacterized protein, whose product is MTWAIELSQYDLQYEPNHAIKAQAMADFLVEVTGNPPETISIRWRLHVDGASNQTSGGAGIILESPTGVVYEQSVKFEFPVSNNQAEYEALLGDLVLAREVRATRVEVCSDSQVVTSQSNGTYQVRDSLLQKYLEKVKKLSEEFDEVTVQHVPRERNTRADLLSKLASTKPGTENQSLVQGLVKEPTVTLHITQATDHPSWVDPIIDFLEKGKLRDEDKTAKALRREAAKYTTIQGQLFKKGLNQPLLKCLRPDQTDYVLREFHEGCCGHHIGGKALARKLVRAGYYWPSMMSDSKDFVKKCRMCQENTNFHKAPAAKLSLLMSSRPFSQWGVDLLRPFLVGLGQVKYLIVAIDCYTNWVEAEPLTSISSANGQKFMWRQVIARFEIPEVVISDNGTQFADKKFGEFFAGLAIKQKFSSVKHPQTNGQVEAANKVILQVLKK